Proteins from a genomic interval of Rhipicephalus microplus isolate Deutch F79 chromosome 6, USDA_Rmic, whole genome shotgun sequence:
- the LOC142766092 gene encoding histone H2A-like, translated as MSGRGKGGKAKGKSKTRSSRAGLQFPVGRIHRLLRKGNYAERVGAGAPVYLAAVLEYLAAEVLELAGNAARDNKKTRIIPRHLQLAIRNDEELNKLLSGVTIAQGGVLPNIQAVLLPKKTEKKA; from the coding sequence atgtccggacgtggcaagggcggcaaggcgaaaggcaagagcaagacccgttctagccgcgcggggcttcagttccccgtgggccgtattcaccgcctcctacgcaagggaaactacgccgagcgcgtcggagcgggcgccccggtctacctggctgccgtactcgagtacctggccgccgaggtgctcgagctggcgggcaacgccgctcgtgacaacaagaagacccggatcatcccccgtcacttgcagctcgccatccgcaacgacgaggagctgaacaaactgctttccggcgtcaccatcgcgcagggcggtgtgttgcccaacattcaagccgtgcttcttccgaagaagacggagaagaaggcgtaa